In the genome of Mytilus edulis chromosome 3, xbMytEdul2.2, whole genome shotgun sequence, one region contains:
- the LOC139514702 gene encoding beclin-1-like, with the protein MDANGNGSSTQVSFVCQRCRQPLKLDYSFNTLDPQLIQELTTPLVHKQDADETINIFKDTQHENEKETEAISRRTISPNFPVYDEEDTDFLLLGETGPESLGVLGHKIKVSSILFDIMSGQSEVDHPLCEECTDTLLDQLDHQLKITEDECKDYKDFLENLNTKQENIDDNALDDELKQLKSEEEALRQQLEDVEIERIKITEKIEDEKKVSKTLDDEEEKYWKEYNEYKRQVLSLEDEHRSVDNQLKYAQMQLDRLKKTNVFNATFHIWHSGHFGTINNFRLGRLPSVPVEWHEINAAWGQTVLLLHSLAKKMNLTFQRYRLVPYGNHSYIESLTDKSKELPLYGSGGFRFFWDSKFDQAMVAFLDCLQQFKEEVEKGDTGFCLPYRMEKGKIEDNSTGTSYSIKIQFNSEEQWTKALKFMLTNLKWGLAWVSSQFASK; encoded by the coding sequence ATGGATGCAAATGGCAATGGCAGTTCCACTCAAGTAAGCTTTGTTTGTCAAAGATGCCGACAGCCTCTAAAGCTTGATTATTCGTTCAACACACTTGACCCACAGCTTATCCAAGAGTTGACCACCCCCTTAGTTCATAAGCAAGATGCTGATGAAACCATAAACATCTTCAAAGACACACAGCATGAGAATGAGAAAGAGACTGAAGCAATATCAAGAAGAACAATTTCACCAAATTTCCCTGTCTACGATGAAGAAGACACTGACTTTTTACTGCTTGGAGAGACTGGACCAGAATCACTTGGTGTTTTAGGACACAAAATTAAAGTTTCTAGCATACTATTTGACATTATGTCTGGCCAATCTGAGGTTGACCATCCTCTCTGTGAAGAATGTACAGATACGCTGTTAGACCAGCTTGATCATCAACTTAAAATTACTGAAGATGAATGCAAAGATTACAAGGATTTCTTAGAAAATTTGAATACTAAACAAGAAAATATTGATGACAATGCACTTGATGATGAACTGAAACAACTTAAATCTGAAGAAGAAGCACTAAGACAGCAGCTTGAAGATGTTGAAATAGAAAGAATTAAAATTACTGAAAAGATAGAAGATGAGAAGAAAGTTTCTAAAACATTAGACGATGAGGAAGAAAAGTATTGGAAAGAGTACAATGAGTATAAACGTCAAGTTCTTTCTTTAGAAGATGAGCACAGAAGTGTagataatcaattaaaatatgcACAAATGCAGCTAGATAGACTGAAGAAAACAAATGTCTTCAATGCAACGTTTCATATTTGGCATAGTGGACATTTTGGAACAATTAACAATTTTAGACTTGGAAGACTTCCCAGTGTACCTGTTGAATGGCATGAAATTAATGCAGCTTGGGGACAAACAGTCCTACTCTTACATTCCTTGGCAAAAAAGATGAACTTGACATTTCAAAGATACAGATTAGTTCCTTATGGAAATCATTCATACATAGAATCCTTGACCGACAAATCCAAAGAATTGCCTTTGTACGGATCAGGAGGATTTAGATTCTTTTGGGACTCAAAGTTTGATCAAGCAATGGTTGCTTTTCTTGATTGTCTTCAGCAGTTTAAAGAAGAGGTAGAAAAAGGAGATACAGGATTTTGTCTTCCTTATAGAATGGAAAAAGGAAAAATAGAAGACAATAGCACAGGGACATCCTATTCAATTAAAATACAGTTTAATTCGGAAGAGCAATGGACAAAAGCCTTAAAATTTATGTTGACTAATTTAAAGTGGGGGTTGGCATGGGTTTCATCACAGTTTGCTAGCAAGTGA